The genomic region CGATCCGGAGATCGAGAAGAACGGCACTCTGGCCTCGCCGGCCACGGCCTTGGCGAGCAGGGTCTTGCCCGTACCCGGCGGTCCCACCAGCAGCACGCCTTTCGGCATGCGGCCGCCGAGCCGGCCATAGTCGGCCGGATTCTTCAGGAAATCGACGATCTCGCGGAGCTCGTCCTTGGCTTCGTCCACCCCGGCGACGTCGGCAAACGTGACCCCGGTGTCGGATTCGACGTAGACCTTGGCCTTGCTCTTGCCGATCGCCATCAGGCCGCTGCCGATCCCGCCGCCTTCGGCCATCCGGCGGCCGATGTACCACCAGACGCCGAAGAACAGCAGCACCGGCATGACCCACGACAACAGGTCGCGCAGGAACGTGCTCTCGATCTGTCCGGTGAAGCGGACGTTGTACTTCTCCAGCTCCTGGGCGACGTCCTGGTCGACGCGCGTGGTGACGAATTGCTTCTGGCCGCCGGGGAGCGCTTCCTTCAGCGTGCCCTGCACGGTGCGGTCGGAAATGCCGACCGTCTCGACTTTGCCCTGGCGCAGCAATTGCTGATATTCGCTGTAGGGGATCACCGCGATCTGGTTCGCCGCCGAGATCAGATACTGGATCAGGAAGACCGCGAAGATCGCGGCGATGGCATATCCGACATTGAAACGGGCGTTCGTGTTCATGTGAATCCAGATCCAATGGTGTTGTGCGAATCAGGTCCTGAGCAACCATAAGGCCCGGCTGGAGGCCGGGCCTTGCTCGAGCTCACCAAGGATACCAGTACGGGTACGCCGCCGGATAATACCGGACGGTCCGATAATATCGGGGCCCGTAATAATATCCCGGCGGACCATAGTAATAGACTGGAGGTGCGGCCGCGGCGGCAAGTGCTCCGGTGAACAGGCCGAGCGCGACGGCCGGACCGATGCCCGGTCCTCCCCAGTGATGATGGCCCCGCCAATGGGCCGAAGCCGGCGCAACCGTTCCGATGAGGAGCGTTGCTGCCGCGGCGATTGCAAGAGCAAGCTTTCTCATGTGACTTCCCTCGAACATATGCCCGCGCAAGCGACGGGCTTTTCCCAACCTCTGCAATCAATGTTGTGTCGCCGGGCCCAGAGGGGACCGGCTATGTTTGACTTAGAATTGCTCGCATCGACTTCAAGCCTCCGTGCTTGGCTCGACGCGTGCCTCCGGCATTGCCATTTTGCCGCGGCCGGTGTGTCGCAGCGGCAACAGCCGATTCTTTTCAGCGGGTTGTAACCGGCTTGGCGCTCGCGCGCCCTTGGCGAAGCGCGCCGCGGTTCCAACATAGGCACGGACCACGCGCCGGGGGCGGTGCGGTGGCGGGACGGCTGCCGACAGCGAGTGACCAAAAATGCGCGTATTCGTTCGAATCGCGATCCCTCTATCCGCCATCTGGTGTCTTGCCGATCCGAACGCAGCTTGCGCACACGCCATCATCGTGTCGTCCTCGCCGGCGGCCGGTGCGACCGTCTCGGGGGACGCCGTCGCGATCAGCCTGCATTTCAACAGCCGGATCGATCGCGCCCGATCCAAGCTGACGCTACTGGCGCCGAACGGCGCCGCGCAGGCGCTGACGCCCGCGGCCGATGCGCCGGCCGACGAGCTCAAGGCCGAGGCGAAGCGGCTTTCCGGCGGCGCATGGCGACTGCGCTGGCAGGTGCTGAGCGTCGACGGACACATCACGCGCGGCGACATTCCATTCATCGTTCACTGATCTCGCCTTGTACCTGTTTCTCGACATCTTCGGTTATCTGTCGGTCGTCCTGCGCGGCCTGATCCTGATCGCCCAATCCTTCACGCTCGGCGGTCTCGCCTTTCAGATGCTGTTGTGGCGCCCGTTACAGTCGCAGCTGTCGGTGTTCGGCCTCACGATCGAGGAGAAATGCCTGACGGTGCTGAAAGTCAGCGCCTTCGCCTGGGCGCTGCTCACCATCGTCTCGCTGGGTCTCAATGCCGCCGCGCTGGTCGGAACGCTCCAGGTGCCCTGGCGCGAGGCGATCAGTGCCGATTTCGCCCGGGCCGGCCTGGTCATTGCGGCGAGCGCATTCGGCCTCGCGATGCTGGCAAATAGGCGCGCGCAGGGCCTGCGATCGCTGGCGCTCCTCGCGCTTGGGCTGCTCGCCCTCGCGATGCAGACCAGGCTGACCCACGCGGCGAGCCGGCCGGTCGTCAGCTGGCCGCTGCTCCTGTCCGATGCCGGCCACATGCTGGGCGCCGCGATCTGGATCGGCGGGCTTCCCTATTTCCTGATCGCGCTGAACGGCTGCAAGGTGCCCTCCGACTGGCGCCTCATCGCACGGCGCTACTCGCTGATGTCGATGGCCGCCGTCGCGGCCATCGTCGGCGGTGGTCTCGTCATGGCGCTCGATTACATCGGCTCGATCGAGGCGATTTACGGCACCGCCTATGGCGTCATGATCCTCGCCAAGATCGGGTTGCTGCTGATGCTGCTCGCGCTTGGCGCGGGCAATTATCTGCTGGTCGAGCGGCTGCGGCGCGATCCCGCGACGCCGATCCTCCGCCTCAAGCGCTTCGCCGAGGTCGAGGTCGGCATCGGTCTCACCGTTCTGCTCGCCGCTGCGTCGCTGACGTCATTGCCGCCCGGCGTCGATCTGTCGCGCGACCGGCTGAGCTGGCAGGAGATCGTCGAGCGCGCCACGCCGCAATGGCCGCCGCGCCTGACCAGCCCGGACTACGACAAGCTGACCATCGCGCAGCTCCAGGCCAGGATCACCCTGGCCGATGCCGGGCGCAGCAGCGCAGCGGCCGCCTACGTTCCCGGCGAAGGCACGATCCTGCCGCGCAATGCCGAGGACATCGCCTGGTCCGAGTACAATCATCACTGGGCCGGCGTCTTCGTGGTGCTGATCGGCCTGCTCGCTTTGATCGAGCATTTTCGCTGGGGCCGCTGGGCGAGGCATTGGCCGCTGCTGTTTCTCGGCATGGCGGCCTTCCTGTTCCTCCGCGCCGACGAGCAGGCCTGGCCGCTCGGGCCGGCCGGATTTTTCGAATCGTTGCGCGACCCCGAGGTGGCGCAGCACCGCATCTTCGTGCTGCTGATCGCAATATTCGGCCTGTTCGAATGGCGCGTGCGGCTGCGCGGCGACAAGGCCGGACGCGCGGCGCTGGTGTTTCCCCTGACCACCGCGCTCGGCGGCGCGCTCCTGCTCACGCATTCCCATGCCATCGCCAACATCAAGGACCAGCTCCTGATCGAGATGAGCCACACGCCGCTTGCGCTGTGCGGGATCGCCGCGGGCTGGGCGCGCTGGCTCGAATTGCGCCTCGACGGCCGCGTCCGCGGCGTCGCGGCGTGGATCTGGCCCATCGCCTTCATCCTGGTCGGGCTCATCCTGCTGGACTACCGCGAAGCCTGAGCGCCGGCCCATTGCCGCGGTTGCGATTGCAGAGGCGTTCCGGTTGCCCGCTAGCTCAACGCCGCCGAGAGCTTGTGCATCGCCCGGTCGAGCACCTTTGCCTCCTCCGCGGTCAGCACGCCGAGCAGTTCCGCTTCCCGCGCCAGCGCCAAAGGCACGATCTTGCGGTAGAGCGCGCGGCCGGCCGGCGTCAGCGAGACGATCAGCTCGCGCCGGTCGTCGGGATGCTGCTTGCGGCTGGCGATGCCGTGCGACTGGAGTCCCTGGACGGCGCGGCTGACCTGCATCTTGTCCAGCGTCGTCAGCGGACCGATCTCCTTGGTGGCAATTGCCGCACGCGCGCCGAGAATGGCAAGCACGCGCCATTCCTGCCGCGTCATCGCAAAGCGCTCGGAATAGACCTCGGCAACGGCCAGCGATACCTGCTCGGCCAGGCGGGCCAGCCGGTACGGAAAATATTGCTGCAGATCGAGCTCGCGATCATCCTGTGCCGTGACGCGCTCGGTCGCTTCCCTGCGTCGCACCTCACCCGAACGTCCCATGACGCAATGTCCGCCCGCCGATCCACCCGGCGGATTCTTCCGAGCCGGTTGATCCAGATCAAATTCAAAAGATAGTAACATCTGATACCAATTTCGCAACAGCAAGTCCAGGGAGCGAAACATCATGAAGATCGAGAAGATCCATCACGTCGCCTATCGCTGCGTCGACGCCAAGGCCACCGTCGAGTTCTACAAGAAGGTCATGAACATGGATCTTCTCGGCGCCATCGCCGAGGACCGGGTGCCGTCGACCAAGGCGCCGGATCCCTACATGCACATCTTCCTCGATGCCGGCAGCGGCAACATCCTCGCCTTCTTCGAGCTGCCGAACTCGCCGCCGATGGGCCGCGATCCCAACACGCCGGACTGGACCCAGCACATCGCCTTCCAGGTCAAGGACCTCGCCGAGCTCGAAGAGGCCAAGGCGCGGGCCGAAGCCGCCGGCCTCGACGTCGTCGGCGTCACCGACCACACCATCTTCAAGTCGATCTATTTCCGCGATCCCAGCGGCCATCGCCTGGAGATCGCGGCCTGGACCGCCACGCCCGAGCAGATCGACCGCATGAAGTCGGTCGCGCACGAGATGGTCGAGGAATGGTCGCGCACCAAGCGTCCGCCGCGCCACACCGCCTGGATGCACGAGAAGGAATTCGCGGACGCGCATTGATCTTCGGACGTGCCATCAGGAAGCGAACATGACGAGCTACATCTATCCGAAGTTCGGCTATCGGCGTTCCCAGGAGCAGGCCGAGGGGATCGTGAAGCGGCATCCGATCGTGGTGGTCGGCGCAGGCCCCATCGGCCTCAGCGCGGCGCTCGACTGCGCGGCGCGCGGCCAGCCGGTCGTGGTGCTCGACGACAACGACACCGTCTCGATCGGCTCGCGCGCGGTTTGCTATGCCAAGCGTCCGCTCGAGATCTGGGACCGCCTCGGTTGCGCGGCGCCCATGGTCGAGCGCGGCGTCAGCTGGAAGGTCGGCAAGGTGTTCTTCCGCGACGAGCTGTCCTACCAGTTCGATCTCTTGCCGGAAGCCGACCACCAATGGCCGGCCATGATCAATCTGCAGCAATATCATCTGGAAGAGATGCTGGTCGCCCAATGCAGGGCCAATCCGCTGATCGAGCTGCGCTGGAAGCACCGTCTCATCAGCCTCAAGCAGGCCGCCGACCATGCGACGCTGGCGGTGGAAACGCCCGACGGCATCTTCACCATGGAGGCGCAATGGGTGATCGCCTGTGACGGGGCCAATTCCGACGTGCGCAAGATGGTGGGCGCCGAGTTCACGGGACAGTTCTTCCAGGACCTCTTCCTGATCGCCGACGTCGCCATGAAGGCGGATTTCCCGACCGAGCGCTGGTTCTGGTTCGATCCGCCGTTCCATCCCGGCCAGTCCGTGCTGCTGCACCGGCAGGCCGATAACATCTGGCGCATCGATTTCCAGCTCGGCTGGGATGCCAATCCCGAGGAGGAAAAGCGGCCCGAGCGGGTGATCCCGCGCATCCGGGCCATGCTCGGCGAGCACACCGAGTTCGCGCTCGAATGGGTCTCGATCTATCAGTTCGCCTGCCGCCGCATCGACAATTTCCGGCAAGGGAGGGTGCTGTTCGCCGGCGACGCCGCGCATCAGGTCTCGCCGTTCGGCGCGCGCGGCGCCAACACCGGTGTCCAGGACATCGACAATCTCGCCTGGAAGCTGGCGATGGTGCTGCGCGGCGAAGCCTCGGAAGCGCTGCTCGACAGCTACCACGAGGAGCGCGCCTATGCCGCGGACGACAACATCCTGAACTCGACGCGGGCCACCGACTTCATCACGCCGAAGACGAGACCGAGCCGCTATTTCCGCGACGCCGTGCTGGAGCTCGCCCGGCATCACGGCTTTGCCCGGCCGCTGGTCAATAGCGGCCGGCTCTCGACGCCGACCCCTTACGTGACCTCGGCGCTCAACACGCCCGACCACGACGCAGTGCCGGGCGCCATGCGGCCCGGCACGAATGCGGCCGATGCACCGATTGCGGTGGATGGCAAGCCGGCCTGGTTCCTGCACTGTCTCGGCGATGGCTTCACGGTCGTCACCTTCGGCAAGGTCAGCGACAAGACCGAGATCGCGGTGGGGCCGTTCGCGGCCAAGCTCATTCTCGTCGGCCGAGACATCGAGGATCCCACAGGTGTGCTCGCGCAGCGCTACGGCGCCGCGCCCGGGACCACGTACCTGTTCCGCCCCGATCAATATGTCGCCGGGCGCTGGAGCGGTTTCGACGAGGCCAAGATCACCGAGGCAGCGCTGCGCGCCGCCGGCCACGACACCGCCGACCGGACGGAGCTTGCGGCATGATGCTCAACCTGTCACCGAACATCGCCGATCCCGACGATTTCTACGCCGAGCTGATCAACAGCCAGCGCGATCTCGACGAGGAGCAGGCGCTGCGCATGAACGCCCGGCTGATCCTGTTGCTCGCCAATCACATCGGCGACCGCAAGGTTCTCACCGAGGCGATCGGCTGCGCTCGTGCCGGCTAGGCCGCCGGCAACGTCGGCGGGGGTGCTATTGCGCGATCTCGCCGGCTGAATTCGGCGCCAAGCGCGTCGAAAAGCCATGGGGCGCAAGCCGCTTTGTTGACTTGGCTCAAGGTAAAATCGGTGAAGTTCGACAACCTCCTTGGGCTTACACCAAGGCCGGAGGAAGTGCCATGCGAGGTCGAACCGTTGCTGCAGCGTTGCTGTTCGCCATCTTGGGCCAGCCAGTTTTGGCTCAATCGCCGGCGGATCATCAAGGCCATCATCCCGGACAGGAGCAGGCGCCGGTGTCGCCGCAGTCGAGTGCTCCTGCCAATCCGTCTGCCGAGCGACAGAGCCCGACGCCCGGTGGAAATATGATGGGAATGATGGGGCGCGGAATGATGGGACAAGGAATGATGGAACATGGCGCGATGGGCGGGGGCGCCATGGAGCCGCCGGTCGTCTTCCGCATCGTCTTCGCGCTGATGGATGCCGATGGTGACGGGAACGTCTCGCTGCCCGAGTTTCAAGCCGCTCACGAACGCCTGTTCAAGGCAATGGATCGCGACAAGGACGGCAAGCTCACATTCGATGAGATGATGACGTTCATGCACGGCAGCAAGAGCTCCGTCCCGCGACAATAGCGGTTGGAGCCCGAAGGGCGGGTGCGCCAAGCCATGTCGTTTGATCGGGTCTTGCGATGGGCCCTGGTTGCGATCGCAATCGCAGGATTGACTGCAGGTACTCTCGCGCGAGCCGCGGGCCAGCCCGATCTGGCCGATGTCGCGTGGGCGCTCGGCACCGCGCCCGTGATTGCCGGATTGGCGGTCTCGATCGTCCAGGATCTCACGAGGGGCCGTGTTGGAGTGGACGCGATCGCGCTGCTGTCGATGAGTGCGGCTTTGGCGCTCGGACAGCCGCTCGCAGGGGCTGTGGTCGCGCTGATGTATTCCGGCGGCAACGTGCTGGAGGAGATCGCGATCGCACGGGCAGAGCATGATCTGCGATCCCTGGTTGACCGGGCGCCGCGGCAGGTCCATCGCAAATCGAGCGAGCGGATCGAGGATGTTCCGATCGAGGAGGTGGCGGCCGGCGAAGAGCTTCTGGTGCAGGCCGGCGAGATCGTGCCGGTCGACGGTGTCGTTGCGTCGGCCTTCGCTGCGATCGACGAGTCCGCGGTTACCGGCGAACCGATTCCGGTGGAGAAGACACGCGGAAGCGCCGTTCTTTCCGGTTCCCTGAATGCGGGCGAGACCTTCCAATTGACCGTGACCGCGCCAGCCAGCGAGAGCACCTATGCGGGCATCGTGCGCATGGTGACTGCGGCGCAGACGGCGAGAGCTCCCTTCGTGCGGCTGGCCGACCGCTATGCGCTGGTCTTTCTGCCGGTCACGCTCGTCATCGCCTTCGTGGCGTGGCACATCTCCGGCGACGTGACCCGCAGCCTTGCCGTGCTGGTAGCGGCGACACCGTGCCCCTTGATTCTGGCCGCGCCCGTCGCCTTCATCGCCGGAGTGGCGCAAGCGGCCCGCCGCGGGATCCTGGTCAAGGGCGGCAAGGCGCTGGAGGCCTTGGCCCGTGCCCACACCGTGCTGTTCGACAAGACCGGCACCCTGACGGTAGGCGGGGCGCGGTTGCTCTCCGTCGAGGTCGCGCCGGGCGAGGATCCGGATGAGGTCCTCACGCTCGGCGCGTCGCTCGAGCAAGCGTCGCACCACGTGCTGGCGAAGGCCGTCGTCGCTGCGGCCCTTGCCCAGGGGCTCAAGCTGAAGCCGCCGGAACATGTCAAGGAGACCATGGGAGCCGGCCTCAGCGGTCAGATCGACGGACGCCATGTCATGGCGGGCTCGCGAGAGATGCTTCTCGCGCGAGCCGAGCTCTCGTCATGGGAGTTGCGGGCGATTCGACGTGCCTCCTGGCGCTCGGCGCTGATCGTCTTCGTCGCGGTGGACGGCCGTCCCGTCGGTGCGTTGCTGCTGGCAGACGAATTGCGTGCGGATACGCCACGCGCGATCCGGCTGCTGCGCGATGCCGGCATTGCGCGCATGGTGATGGTCACGGGC from Bradyrhizobium sp. CB1015 harbors:
- a CDS encoding EF-hand domain-containing protein, which translates into the protein MLFAILGQPVLAQSPADHQGHHPGQEQAPVSPQSSAPANPSAERQSPTPGGNMMGMMGRGMMGQGMMEHGAMGGGAMEPPVVFRIVFALMDADGDGNVSLPEFQAAHERLFKAMDRDKDGKLTFDEMMTFMHGSKSSVPRQ
- a CDS encoding DUF2783 domain-containing protein, which codes for MMLNLSPNIADPDDFYAELINSQRDLDEEQALRMNARLILLLANHIGDRKVLTEAIGCARAG
- a CDS encoding copper resistance D family protein — encoded protein: MYLFLDIFGYLSVVLRGLILIAQSFTLGGLAFQMLLWRPLQSQLSVFGLTIEEKCLTVLKVSAFAWALLTIVSLGLNAAALVGTLQVPWREAISADFARAGLVIAASAFGLAMLANRRAQGLRSLALLALGLLALAMQTRLTHAASRPVVSWPLLLSDAGHMLGAAIWIGGLPYFLIALNGCKVPSDWRLIARRYSLMSMAAVAAIVGGGLVMALDYIGSIEAIYGTAYGVMILAKIGLLLMLLALGAGNYLLVERLRRDPATPILRLKRFAEVEVGIGLTVLLAAASLTSLPPGVDLSRDRLSWQEIVERATPQWPPRLTSPDYDKLTIAQLQARITLADAGRSSAAAAYVPGEGTILPRNAEDIAWSEYNHHWAGVFVVLIGLLALIEHFRWGRWARHWPLLFLGMAAFLFLRADEQAWPLGPAGFFESLRDPEVAQHRIFVLLIAIFGLFEWRVRLRGDKAGRAALVFPLTTALGGALLLTHSHAIANIKDQLLIEMSHTPLALCGIAAGWARWLELRLDGRVRGVAAWIWPIAFILVGLILLDYREA
- a CDS encoding VOC family protein — translated: MKIEKIHHVAYRCVDAKATVEFYKKVMNMDLLGAIAEDRVPSTKAPDPYMHIFLDAGSGNILAFFELPNSPPMGRDPNTPDWTQHIAFQVKDLAELEEAKARAEAAGLDVVGVTDHTIFKSIYFRDPSGHRLEIAAWTATPEQIDRMKSVAHEMVEEWSRTKRPPRHTAWMHEKEFADAH
- a CDS encoding copper resistance CopC family protein produces the protein MRVFVRIAIPLSAIWCLADPNAACAHAIIVSSSPAAGATVSGDAVAISLHFNSRIDRARSKLTLLAPNGAAQALTPAADAPADELKAEAKRLSGGAWRLRWQVLSVDGHITRGDIPFIVH
- a CDS encoding MarR family winged helix-turn-helix transcriptional regulator, which produces MGRSGEVRRREATERVTAQDDRELDLQQYFPYRLARLAEQVSLAVAEVYSERFAMTRQEWRVLAILGARAAIATKEIGPLTTLDKMQVSRAVQGLQSHGIASRKQHPDDRRELIVSLTPAGRALYRKIVPLALAREAELLGVLTAEEAKVLDRAMHKLSAALS
- a CDS encoding FAD-dependent oxidoreductase → MTSYIYPKFGYRRSQEQAEGIVKRHPIVVVGAGPIGLSAALDCAARGQPVVVLDDNDTVSIGSRAVCYAKRPLEIWDRLGCAAPMVERGVSWKVGKVFFRDELSYQFDLLPEADHQWPAMINLQQYHLEEMLVAQCRANPLIELRWKHRLISLKQAADHATLAVETPDGIFTMEAQWVIACDGANSDVRKMVGAEFTGQFFQDLFLIADVAMKADFPTERWFWFDPPFHPGQSVLLHRQADNIWRIDFQLGWDANPEEEKRPERVIPRIRAMLGEHTEFALEWVSIYQFACRRIDNFRQGRVLFAGDAAHQVSPFGARGANTGVQDIDNLAWKLAMVLRGEASEALLDSYHEERAYAADDNILNSTRATDFITPKTRPSRYFRDAVLELARHHGFARPLVNSGRLSTPTPYVTSALNTPDHDAVPGAMRPGTNAADAPIAVDGKPAWFLHCLGDGFTVVTFGKVSDKTEIAVGPFAAKLILVGRDIEDPTGVLAQRYGAAPGTTYLFRPDQYVAGRWSGFDEAKITEAALRAAGHDTADRTELAA
- a CDS encoding heavy metal translocating P-type ATPase — its product is MSFDRVLRWALVAIAIAGLTAGTLARAAGQPDLADVAWALGTAPVIAGLAVSIVQDLTRGRVGVDAIALLSMSAALALGQPLAGAVVALMYSGGNVLEEIAIARAEHDLRSLVDRAPRQVHRKSSERIEDVPIEEVAAGEELLVQAGEIVPVDGVVASAFAAIDESAVTGEPIPVEKTRGSAVLSGSLNAGETFQLTVTAPASESTYAGIVRMVTAAQTARAPFVRLADRYALVFLPVTLVIAFVAWHISGDVTRSLAVLVAATPCPLILAAPVAFIAGVAQAARRGILVKGGKALEALARAHTVLFDKTGTLTVGGARLLSVEVAPGEDPDEVLTLGASLEQASHHVLAKAVVAAALAQGLKLKPPEHVKETMGAGLSGQIDGRHVMAGSREMLLARAELSSWELRAIRRASWRSALIVFVAVDGRPVGALLLADELRADTPRAIRLLRDAGIARMVMVTGDRAAAAQAIGAALDLDAVLADRVPSDKVEAVRSEQRLHPTIMVGDGINDAPALAVADTGVALGARGASASSEAADVVILTDRLDRVGEAIVIAQRARGIALQSIFVGMGLSLAAMSAASLGWLDPVPAAIVQEVIDVAVILNALRALNPPLARSGPRLTAEQGLTLHHDHQALLRDLGRLRQIVDALDDAGPEAAAALIGEADRLVQGSVMMHEREDEDSVYPKLTEVLRDRHGLSAMSRAHREILHLARLLARIAEDLPSEKIDRYLIRDAQRVIEAIETLVRMHTAQEEDIYEAVAA